One genomic segment of Clavelina lepadiformis chromosome 3, kaClaLepa1.1, whole genome shotgun sequence includes these proteins:
- the LOC143450105 gene encoding uncharacterized protein LOC143450105 isoform X3, which produces MAEASNSEFYEFCYPGVSRGTPKDHQHVFAEYGCLEAVNVEYNEPLKIFDCSAKKHKPLLRQGSMMLVEKQPALLLGKPSLINKLLYQPTYRDFFQIRNTHYKRKMRKVHLAKIDEQIHNLTLDHPDVAQGTFLELLSEYFPFQTYKKHIVPGAEAEINCEIFPSKFFPRSRICQDVRFPKSVDPYMFDVPHSLLNDLLREEIEFQTKNITHNTSYTGGSLSYKHIGQCHNFHYGVIASAQGQAMSELSLQLMSINANTDDFDGRKGIVSSPQLSLGSDYRLMLKNRALQTSITSSLHDGGRYFIGARSQNHVLLGMMNSADVEYKVEEKKLSKYLSYASSDCLNVLGVVHSPSNIASMSLSPYIDGECTFTVDSRKLCLWKAGASSSVNLSQQKEINGVESFDIVGLDQSSDNWSQVEFASHPRQVLIANRKSVSVFDMRGKFSKSRILYLPDDEMVMTILSGVNFSQSNEFQHLASTSTNLLLMDQRFSKTPLLKWGTNMKFPCQQLTSIGFPLENETSANHTMVVAANQTGQEVHAYQYMTKYHRANPVFSSAGGMKLGPPESVCRHMAIGSFRDVRRALSGHPFRNRGHVIRRLSYPVTGIAGVSYKTPYNDPEILAMQMSECGDLLYQTFHLKSCSDVYSVKNVVSNEEFEGRNATKCSNSKAKAAEESCVEWAETVASDYQKAVDEEDPMNLRCTRTFLPTFKFSATRLATDLTLQCKTIKAAKDCPVCENQTSCDGNTEDLLNPEKSFTSSDDEADFLTTNDLMNIHSEDGGGNRKCMRCGNDVAMTNAFFQNQNSSVPRPFTAAVCDDYMEEFGDGEGQFPAYGRPSFDQLELINPTPTKTGLGRVLVSTWERPYEELWETFKQEFLEVLQKDKEASEKAVFDLCRDRPAAGEVGDDTSSILSDICENVKQNTEITTEVPESFAVDYNSNVVHINTPSFLQQRGTSGQLVANQNTFETTAPDCQQVAICDSSEQHNVQLSPAKLSLPKQENLRYESDTYSMSSYTTMDSIIEPFPQSIKPSKKRKKHKKMHKRKISRMEDQRDIKTIVERLPEEDSAAKNSFREERIPMIRELSSQNNNNGTSRGNHIFTKVEPQVKLNLNANSLSYSPYSVLGGLNTTFTSPFSSPLRSQTLSQGSAKKKRSGKSIGFL; this is translated from the exons ATGGCGGAAGCAAGCAATTCGGAGTTCTATGAGTTTTGTTACCCTGGTGTTAGTCGAGGAACACCTAAAGATCACCAACATGTGTTTGCAGAATATGGATGCTTGGAGGCAGTAAACGTGGAGTATAAT GAACCGCTGAAGATATTTGATTGCTCTGCTAAAAAGCACAAACCTTTGCTGAGACAAGGATCcat GATGCTTGTGGAGAAGCAACCGGCTTTACTACTTGGAAAACCTTCTCTTATCAACAAACTATTGTATCAACCAACATACAGAGATTTTTTCCAAATCCGGAACACACATTACAAACGAAAAATGAGAAAgg TTCATCTCGCAAAAATTGATGAGCAGATACATAACTTGACCCTTGATCATCCTGATGTAGCGCAGGGAACATTTTTGGAATTGCTTTCAGAGTATTTTCCATTTCAAACCTATAAGAAACATATTGTTCCAGGGGCT GAAGCAGAAATAAACTGTGAAATTTTtccatcaaaattttttccaagAAGTCGTATCTGCCAAGATGTGAGATTTCCCAAGTCTGTAGATCCTTACATGTTTGATGTTCCTCACTCTCTTCTAAATGATCTTCTTCGAGAGGAAATTGAATTTCAAACCAAAAATATCACCCACAATACTTCTTACACAGGGGGAAGCCTCAGTTACAAGCACATAGGACAGTG TCACAATTTTCATTATGGAGTCATAGCAAGTGCACAAGGTCAAGCGATGAGTGAGCTTAGTCTTCAGCTCATGTCAATAAATGCCAAT ACAGACGATTTTGATGGTAGGAAAGGCATTGTTTCTTCTCCTCAACTTTCTCTCGGATCAGATTACAG GTTGATGCTAAAGAACCGCGCTCTTCAGACGAGTATAACAAGCAGCCTGCACGACGGCGGCAGATATTTTATTGGAGCCAGATCGCAGAATCATGTTCTGCTTGGAATGATGAATAGTGCCGATGTTGAGTACAAAGTTGAAGAAAAGAAACTGTCCAAGTA TTTATCCTATGCTTCTTCAGACTGTCTAAATGTCTTGGGTGTCGTACATAGTCCGTCTAATATTGCCAGCATGTCTCTAAGCCCATATATTGATGGTGAATGTACATTCACCGTTGATAGTAGAAAGCTCTGTCTGTGGAAGGCTGGTGCTAGCTCTTCTGTAAACCTTTCACAGCAG AAAGAAATAAATGGAGTTGAGTCGTTTGACATAGTGGGTCTGGATCAGAGTTCTGACAACTGGTCTCAAGTTGAGTTTGCCTCACACCCTCGACAAGTTTTAATTGCGAATCGTAAAAGTGTCAGCGTCTTTGACATGAGGGGAAAATTTAGCAAATCAAG AATTCTGTATTTGCCGGATGATGAGATGGTGATGACAATTTTGAGTGGTGTCAATTTTTCCCAATCAAATGAATTCCAGCATCTTGCTTCAACAAGTACTAACTTGTTGCTCATGGATCAGAGATTTAGCAAAACTCCTCTGCTTAAGTGGGGGACGAACATGAA GTTTCCTTGTCAACAACTTACATCCATTGGCTTTCCCCTTGAGAATGAGACAAGCGCAAACCACACGATGGTTGTCGCTGCAAACCAAACTGGCCAGGAAGTCCACGCATACCAATACATGACAAAGTATCATCGAGCCAATCCAGTATTTTCCAGCGCAGGAGGGATGAAACTGGGTCCACCGGAGTCTGTATGTAGGCACATGGCCATCGGATCATTTCGAGATGTCAGAAGAGCATTGTCGGGGCATCCCTTTCGTAATCGTGGTCATGTTATCAGGAGGTTAAGCTATCCTGTGACTGGAATCGCCGGAGTCTCTTATAAGACCCCATACAACGATCCAGAAATACTTGCAATGCAAATGTCTGAATGCGGTGACTTGTTGTACCAAACTTTTCACCTGAAATCCTGTTCCGATGTGTACAGTGTTAAGAATGTTGTTTCAAACGAAGAATTTGAGGGACGTAACGCTACAAAGTGTTCGAACTCTAAAGCCAAAGCTGCAGAAGAATCGTGTGTAGAATGGGCCGAGACTGTAGCAAGTGACTATCAAAAAGCAGTTGATGAAGAAGATCCCATGAACTTGCGTTGTACTCGGACCTTTTTACCCACTTTTAAGTTTTCTGCGACCCGTCTTGCAACAGACTTGACGCTGCAatgcaaaacaataaaagccgCAAAGGATTGCCCAGTTTGTGAAAATCAAACATCGTGTGATGGCAACACGGAAGACCTGCTTAATCCTGAAAAAAGCTTTACAAGTTCTGATGATGAAGCTGATTTTTTAACAACGAACGACCTCATGAACATCCACTCCGAAGATGGTGGTGGAAACAGAAAATGCATGCGATGTGGAAATGACGTTGCAATGACAAACGCTTTTTTCCAAAATCAAAATAGCTCTGTTCCTCGTCCTTTCACTGCTGCTGTGTGTGACGATTATATGGAAGAATTTGGTGATGGTGAAGGCCAATTTCCTGCTTATGGAAGACCATCTTTTGACCAACTCGAGCTTATAAATCCTACACCAACAAAAACTGGTCTAGGTCGCGTGCTGGTATCCACTTGGGAGCGACCATATGAAGAGTTGTGGGAAACATTCAAGCAGGAATTTCTAGAAGTTTTGCAGAAGGATAAAGAAGCAAGTGAAAAGGCTGTGTTTGATTTGTGCAGAGACAGACCAGCAGCGGGTGAAGTTGGTGATGATACGAGTAGCATCTTATCAGATATCTGTGAGAATGTTAAGCAGAATACGGAAATAACCACAGAGGTTCCTGAATCATTTGCAGTTGATTACAATTCTAACGTCGTACATATAAACACGCCATCATTTCTGCAACAAAGAGGCACTTCAGGGCAACTGGTTGCAAACCAAAACACTTTTGAAACCACTGCACCTGACTGCCAGCAAGTTGCAATTTGTGATTCATCGGAACAACACAACGTGCAGTTGTCACCAGCAAAACTTTCATTACCAAAGCAGGAAAATTTGAGATATGAATCTGATACATATAGTATGAGTAGTTATACCACCATGGACAGCATCATAGAACCTTTTCCTCAAAGTATAAAGCCAAGTAAAAAACGAAAGAAACACAAGAAAATGCACAAGAGGAAAATCAGTAGAATGGAAGATCAACGGGACATAAAAACCATCGTAGAACGACTTCCAGAAGAAGACAGTGCTGCAAAGAATTCATTTCGAGAAGAAAGGATACCTATGATAAGAGAACTTTCTTCtcagaataataataatggtACTAGCAGAGGAAACcacatttttacaaaagtgGAACCTCAagtgaaattaaatttaaatgcaaACTCACTCAGCTATTCACCATACAGTGTTTTGGGTGGACTTAATACAACCTTTACCAGTCCGTTCTCTTCACCGCTGAGATCGCAAACTCTTAGCCAAGGTTCTGCTAAAAAGAAACGTTCAGGAAAGTCTATTggatttttgtaa
- the LOC143450105 gene encoding uncharacterized protein LOC143450105 isoform X1 — protein MANLRPLLMAEASNSEFYEFCYPGVSRGTPKDHQHVFAEYGCLEAVNVEYNEPLKIFDCSAKKHKPLLRQGSMMLVEKQPALLLGKPSLINKLLYQPTYRDFFQIRNTHYKRKMRKVHLAKIDEQIHNLTLDHPDVAQGTFLELLSEYFPFQTYKKHIVPGAEAEINCEIFPSKFFPRSRICQDVRFPKSVDPYMFDVPHSLLNDLLREEIEFQTKNITHNTSYTGGSLSYKHIGQCHNFHYGVIASAQGQAMSELSLQLMSINANTDDFDGRKGIVSSPQLSLGSDYRLMLKNRALQTSITSSLHDGGRYFIGARSQNHVLLGMMNSADVEYKVEEKKLSKYLSYASSDCLNVLGVVHSPSNIASMSLSPYIDGECTFTVDSRKLCLWKAGASSSVNLSQQKEINGVESFDIVGLDQSSDNWSQVEFASHPRQVLIANRKSVSVFDMRGKFSKSRILYLPDDEMVMTILSGVNFSQSNEFQHLASTSTNLLLMDQRFSKTPLLKWGTNMKFPCQQLTSIGFPLENETSANHTMVVAANQTGQEVHAYQYMTKYHRANPVFSSAGGMKLGPPESVCRHMAIGSFRDVRRALSGHPFRNRGHVIRRLSYPVTGIAGVSYKTPYNDPEILAMQMSECGDLLYQTFHLKSCSDVYSVKNVVSNEEFEGRNATKCSNSKAKAAEESCVEWAETVASDYQKAVDEEDPMNLRCTRTFLPTFKFSATRLATDLTLQCKTIKAAKDCPVCENQTSCDGNTEDLLNPEKSFTSSDDEADFLTTNDLMNIHSEDGGGNRKCMRCGNDVAMTNAFFQNQNSSVPRPFTAAVCDDYMEEFGDGEGQFPAYGRPSFDQLELINPTPTKTGLGRVLVSTWERPYEELWETFKQEFLEVLQKDKEASEKAVFDLCRDRPAAGEVGDDTSSILSDICENVKQNTEITTEVPESFAVDYNSNVVHINTPSFLQQRGTSGQLVANQNTFETTAPDCQQVAICDSSEQHNVQLSPAKLSLPKQENLRYESDTYSMSSYTTMDSIIEPFPQSIKPSKKRKKHKKMHKRKISRMEDQRDIKTIVERLPEEDSAAKNSFREERIPMIRELSSQNNNNGTSRGNHIFTKVEPQVKLNLNANSLSYSPYSVLGGLNTTFTSPFSSPLRSQTLSQGSAKKKRSGKSIGFL, from the exons ATGGCAAACTTAAG GCCTCTCCTAATGGCGGAAGCAAGCAATTCGGAGTTCTATGAGTTTTGTTACCCTGGTGTTAGTCGAGGAACACCTAAAGATCACCAACATGTGTTTGCAGAATATGGATGCTTGGAGGCAGTAAACGTGGAGTATAAT GAACCGCTGAAGATATTTGATTGCTCTGCTAAAAAGCACAAACCTTTGCTGAGACAAGGATCcat GATGCTTGTGGAGAAGCAACCGGCTTTACTACTTGGAAAACCTTCTCTTATCAACAAACTATTGTATCAACCAACATACAGAGATTTTTTCCAAATCCGGAACACACATTACAAACGAAAAATGAGAAAgg TTCATCTCGCAAAAATTGATGAGCAGATACATAACTTGACCCTTGATCATCCTGATGTAGCGCAGGGAACATTTTTGGAATTGCTTTCAGAGTATTTTCCATTTCAAACCTATAAGAAACATATTGTTCCAGGGGCT GAAGCAGAAATAAACTGTGAAATTTTtccatcaaaattttttccaagAAGTCGTATCTGCCAAGATGTGAGATTTCCCAAGTCTGTAGATCCTTACATGTTTGATGTTCCTCACTCTCTTCTAAATGATCTTCTTCGAGAGGAAATTGAATTTCAAACCAAAAATATCACCCACAATACTTCTTACACAGGGGGAAGCCTCAGTTACAAGCACATAGGACAGTG TCACAATTTTCATTATGGAGTCATAGCAAGTGCACAAGGTCAAGCGATGAGTGAGCTTAGTCTTCAGCTCATGTCAATAAATGCCAAT ACAGACGATTTTGATGGTAGGAAAGGCATTGTTTCTTCTCCTCAACTTTCTCTCGGATCAGATTACAG GTTGATGCTAAAGAACCGCGCTCTTCAGACGAGTATAACAAGCAGCCTGCACGACGGCGGCAGATATTTTATTGGAGCCAGATCGCAGAATCATGTTCTGCTTGGAATGATGAATAGTGCCGATGTTGAGTACAAAGTTGAAGAAAAGAAACTGTCCAAGTA TTTATCCTATGCTTCTTCAGACTGTCTAAATGTCTTGGGTGTCGTACATAGTCCGTCTAATATTGCCAGCATGTCTCTAAGCCCATATATTGATGGTGAATGTACATTCACCGTTGATAGTAGAAAGCTCTGTCTGTGGAAGGCTGGTGCTAGCTCTTCTGTAAACCTTTCACAGCAG AAAGAAATAAATGGAGTTGAGTCGTTTGACATAGTGGGTCTGGATCAGAGTTCTGACAACTGGTCTCAAGTTGAGTTTGCCTCACACCCTCGACAAGTTTTAATTGCGAATCGTAAAAGTGTCAGCGTCTTTGACATGAGGGGAAAATTTAGCAAATCAAG AATTCTGTATTTGCCGGATGATGAGATGGTGATGACAATTTTGAGTGGTGTCAATTTTTCCCAATCAAATGAATTCCAGCATCTTGCTTCAACAAGTACTAACTTGTTGCTCATGGATCAGAGATTTAGCAAAACTCCTCTGCTTAAGTGGGGGACGAACATGAA GTTTCCTTGTCAACAACTTACATCCATTGGCTTTCCCCTTGAGAATGAGACAAGCGCAAACCACACGATGGTTGTCGCTGCAAACCAAACTGGCCAGGAAGTCCACGCATACCAATACATGACAAAGTATCATCGAGCCAATCCAGTATTTTCCAGCGCAGGAGGGATGAAACTGGGTCCACCGGAGTCTGTATGTAGGCACATGGCCATCGGATCATTTCGAGATGTCAGAAGAGCATTGTCGGGGCATCCCTTTCGTAATCGTGGTCATGTTATCAGGAGGTTAAGCTATCCTGTGACTGGAATCGCCGGAGTCTCTTATAAGACCCCATACAACGATCCAGAAATACTTGCAATGCAAATGTCTGAATGCGGTGACTTGTTGTACCAAACTTTTCACCTGAAATCCTGTTCCGATGTGTACAGTGTTAAGAATGTTGTTTCAAACGAAGAATTTGAGGGACGTAACGCTACAAAGTGTTCGAACTCTAAAGCCAAAGCTGCAGAAGAATCGTGTGTAGAATGGGCCGAGACTGTAGCAAGTGACTATCAAAAAGCAGTTGATGAAGAAGATCCCATGAACTTGCGTTGTACTCGGACCTTTTTACCCACTTTTAAGTTTTCTGCGACCCGTCTTGCAACAGACTTGACGCTGCAatgcaaaacaataaaagccgCAAAGGATTGCCCAGTTTGTGAAAATCAAACATCGTGTGATGGCAACACGGAAGACCTGCTTAATCCTGAAAAAAGCTTTACAAGTTCTGATGATGAAGCTGATTTTTTAACAACGAACGACCTCATGAACATCCACTCCGAAGATGGTGGTGGAAACAGAAAATGCATGCGATGTGGAAATGACGTTGCAATGACAAACGCTTTTTTCCAAAATCAAAATAGCTCTGTTCCTCGTCCTTTCACTGCTGCTGTGTGTGACGATTATATGGAAGAATTTGGTGATGGTGAAGGCCAATTTCCTGCTTATGGAAGACCATCTTTTGACCAACTCGAGCTTATAAATCCTACACCAACAAAAACTGGTCTAGGTCGCGTGCTGGTATCCACTTGGGAGCGACCATATGAAGAGTTGTGGGAAACATTCAAGCAGGAATTTCTAGAAGTTTTGCAGAAGGATAAAGAAGCAAGTGAAAAGGCTGTGTTTGATTTGTGCAGAGACAGACCAGCAGCGGGTGAAGTTGGTGATGATACGAGTAGCATCTTATCAGATATCTGTGAGAATGTTAAGCAGAATACGGAAATAACCACAGAGGTTCCTGAATCATTTGCAGTTGATTACAATTCTAACGTCGTACATATAAACACGCCATCATTTCTGCAACAAAGAGGCACTTCAGGGCAACTGGTTGCAAACCAAAACACTTTTGAAACCACTGCACCTGACTGCCAGCAAGTTGCAATTTGTGATTCATCGGAACAACACAACGTGCAGTTGTCACCAGCAAAACTTTCATTACCAAAGCAGGAAAATTTGAGATATGAATCTGATACATATAGTATGAGTAGTTATACCACCATGGACAGCATCATAGAACCTTTTCCTCAAAGTATAAAGCCAAGTAAAAAACGAAAGAAACACAAGAAAATGCACAAGAGGAAAATCAGTAGAATGGAAGATCAACGGGACATAAAAACCATCGTAGAACGACTTCCAGAAGAAGACAGTGCTGCAAAGAATTCATTTCGAGAAGAAAGGATACCTATGATAAGAGAACTTTCTTCtcagaataataataatggtACTAGCAGAGGAAACcacatttttacaaaagtgGAACCTCAagtgaaattaaatttaaatgcaaACTCACTCAGCTATTCACCATACAGTGTTTTGGGTGGACTTAATACAACCTTTACCAGTCCGTTCTCTTCACCGCTGAGATCGCAAACTCTTAGCCAAGGTTCTGCTAAAAAGAAACGTTCAGGAAAGTCTATTggatttttgtaa
- the LOC143450105 gene encoding uncharacterized protein LOC143450105 isoform X2 — translation MANLRPLLMAEASNSEFYEFCYPGVSRGTPKDHQHVFAEYGCLEAVNVEYNEPLKIFDCSAKKHKPLLRQGSMMLVEKQPALLLGKPSLINKLLYQPTYRDFFQIRNTHYKRKMRKVHLAKIDEQIHNLTLDHPDVAQGTFLELLSEYFPFQTYKKHIVPGAEAEINCEIFPSKFFPRSRICQDVRFPKSVDPYMFDVPHSLLNDLLREEIEFQTKNITHNTSYTGGSLSYKHIGQCHNFHYGVIASAQGQAMSELSLQLMSINANTDDFDGRKGIVSSPQLSLGSDYRLMLKNRALQTSITSSLHDGGRYFIGARSQNHVLLGMMNSADVEYKVEEKKLSNLSYASSDCLNVLGVVHSPSNIASMSLSPYIDGECTFTVDSRKLCLWKAGASSSVNLSQQKEINGVESFDIVGLDQSSDNWSQVEFASHPRQVLIANRKSVSVFDMRGKFSKSRILYLPDDEMVMTILSGVNFSQSNEFQHLASTSTNLLLMDQRFSKTPLLKWGTNMKFPCQQLTSIGFPLENETSANHTMVVAANQTGQEVHAYQYMTKYHRANPVFSSAGGMKLGPPESVCRHMAIGSFRDVRRALSGHPFRNRGHVIRRLSYPVTGIAGVSYKTPYNDPEILAMQMSECGDLLYQTFHLKSCSDVYSVKNVVSNEEFEGRNATKCSNSKAKAAEESCVEWAETVASDYQKAVDEEDPMNLRCTRTFLPTFKFSATRLATDLTLQCKTIKAAKDCPVCENQTSCDGNTEDLLNPEKSFTSSDDEADFLTTNDLMNIHSEDGGGNRKCMRCGNDVAMTNAFFQNQNSSVPRPFTAAVCDDYMEEFGDGEGQFPAYGRPSFDQLELINPTPTKTGLGRVLVSTWERPYEELWETFKQEFLEVLQKDKEASEKAVFDLCRDRPAAGEVGDDTSSILSDICENVKQNTEITTEVPESFAVDYNSNVVHINTPSFLQQRGTSGQLVANQNTFETTAPDCQQVAICDSSEQHNVQLSPAKLSLPKQENLRYESDTYSMSSYTTMDSIIEPFPQSIKPSKKRKKHKKMHKRKISRMEDQRDIKTIVERLPEEDSAAKNSFREERIPMIRELSSQNNNNGTSRGNHIFTKVEPQVKLNLNANSLSYSPYSVLGGLNTTFTSPFSSPLRSQTLSQGSAKKKRSGKSIGFL, via the exons ATGGCAAACTTAAG GCCTCTCCTAATGGCGGAAGCAAGCAATTCGGAGTTCTATGAGTTTTGTTACCCTGGTGTTAGTCGAGGAACACCTAAAGATCACCAACATGTGTTTGCAGAATATGGATGCTTGGAGGCAGTAAACGTGGAGTATAAT GAACCGCTGAAGATATTTGATTGCTCTGCTAAAAAGCACAAACCTTTGCTGAGACAAGGATCcat GATGCTTGTGGAGAAGCAACCGGCTTTACTACTTGGAAAACCTTCTCTTATCAACAAACTATTGTATCAACCAACATACAGAGATTTTTTCCAAATCCGGAACACACATTACAAACGAAAAATGAGAAAgg TTCATCTCGCAAAAATTGATGAGCAGATACATAACTTGACCCTTGATCATCCTGATGTAGCGCAGGGAACATTTTTGGAATTGCTTTCAGAGTATTTTCCATTTCAAACCTATAAGAAACATATTGTTCCAGGGGCT GAAGCAGAAATAAACTGTGAAATTTTtccatcaaaattttttccaagAAGTCGTATCTGCCAAGATGTGAGATTTCCCAAGTCTGTAGATCCTTACATGTTTGATGTTCCTCACTCTCTTCTAAATGATCTTCTTCGAGAGGAAATTGAATTTCAAACCAAAAATATCACCCACAATACTTCTTACACAGGGGGAAGCCTCAGTTACAAGCACATAGGACAGTG TCACAATTTTCATTATGGAGTCATAGCAAGTGCACAAGGTCAAGCGATGAGTGAGCTTAGTCTTCAGCTCATGTCAATAAATGCCAAT ACAGACGATTTTGATGGTAGGAAAGGCATTGTTTCTTCTCCTCAACTTTCTCTCGGATCAGATTACAG GTTGATGCTAAAGAACCGCGCTCTTCAGACGAGTATAACAAGCAGCCTGCACGACGGCGGCAGATATTTTATTGGAGCCAGATCGCAGAATCATGTTCTGCTTGGAATGATGAATAGTGCCGATGTTGAGTACAAAGTTGAAGAAAAGAAACTGTCCAA TTTATCCTATGCTTCTTCAGACTGTCTAAATGTCTTGGGTGTCGTACATAGTCCGTCTAATATTGCCAGCATGTCTCTAAGCCCATATATTGATGGTGAATGTACATTCACCGTTGATAGTAGAAAGCTCTGTCTGTGGAAGGCTGGTGCTAGCTCTTCTGTAAACCTTTCACAGCAG AAAGAAATAAATGGAGTTGAGTCGTTTGACATAGTGGGTCTGGATCAGAGTTCTGACAACTGGTCTCAAGTTGAGTTTGCCTCACACCCTCGACAAGTTTTAATTGCGAATCGTAAAAGTGTCAGCGTCTTTGACATGAGGGGAAAATTTAGCAAATCAAG AATTCTGTATTTGCCGGATGATGAGATGGTGATGACAATTTTGAGTGGTGTCAATTTTTCCCAATCAAATGAATTCCAGCATCTTGCTTCAACAAGTACTAACTTGTTGCTCATGGATCAGAGATTTAGCAAAACTCCTCTGCTTAAGTGGGGGACGAACATGAA GTTTCCTTGTCAACAACTTACATCCATTGGCTTTCCCCTTGAGAATGAGACAAGCGCAAACCACACGATGGTTGTCGCTGCAAACCAAACTGGCCAGGAAGTCCACGCATACCAATACATGACAAAGTATCATCGAGCCAATCCAGTATTTTCCAGCGCAGGAGGGATGAAACTGGGTCCACCGGAGTCTGTATGTAGGCACATGGCCATCGGATCATTTCGAGATGTCAGAAGAGCATTGTCGGGGCATCCCTTTCGTAATCGTGGTCATGTTATCAGGAGGTTAAGCTATCCTGTGACTGGAATCGCCGGAGTCTCTTATAAGACCCCATACAACGATCCAGAAATACTTGCAATGCAAATGTCTGAATGCGGTGACTTGTTGTACCAAACTTTTCACCTGAAATCCTGTTCCGATGTGTACAGTGTTAAGAATGTTGTTTCAAACGAAGAATTTGAGGGACGTAACGCTACAAAGTGTTCGAACTCTAAAGCCAAAGCTGCAGAAGAATCGTGTGTAGAATGGGCCGAGACTGTAGCAAGTGACTATCAAAAAGCAGTTGATGAAGAAGATCCCATGAACTTGCGTTGTACTCGGACCTTTTTACCCACTTTTAAGTTTTCTGCGACCCGTCTTGCAACAGACTTGACGCTGCAatgcaaaacaataaaagccgCAAAGGATTGCCCAGTTTGTGAAAATCAAACATCGTGTGATGGCAACACGGAAGACCTGCTTAATCCTGAAAAAAGCTTTACAAGTTCTGATGATGAAGCTGATTTTTTAACAACGAACGACCTCATGAACATCCACTCCGAAGATGGTGGTGGAAACAGAAAATGCATGCGATGTGGAAATGACGTTGCAATGACAAACGCTTTTTTCCAAAATCAAAATAGCTCTGTTCCTCGTCCTTTCACTGCTGCTGTGTGTGACGATTATATGGAAGAATTTGGTGATGGTGAAGGCCAATTTCCTGCTTATGGAAGACCATCTTTTGACCAACTCGAGCTTATAAATCCTACACCAACAAAAACTGGTCTAGGTCGCGTGCTGGTATCCACTTGGGAGCGACCATATGAAGAGTTGTGGGAAACATTCAAGCAGGAATTTCTAGAAGTTTTGCAGAAGGATAAAGAAGCAAGTGAAAAGGCTGTGTTTGATTTGTGCAGAGACAGACCAGCAGCGGGTGAAGTTGGTGATGATACGAGTAGCATCTTATCAGATATCTGTGAGAATGTTAAGCAGAATACGGAAATAACCACAGAGGTTCCTGAATCATTTGCAGTTGATTACAATTCTAACGTCGTACATATAAACACGCCATCATTTCTGCAACAAAGAGGCACTTCAGGGCAACTGGTTGCAAACCAAAACACTTTTGAAACCACTGCACCTGACTGCCAGCAAGTTGCAATTTGTGATTCATCGGAACAACACAACGTGCAGTTGTCACCAGCAAAACTTTCATTACCAAAGCAGGAAAATTTGAGATATGAATCTGATACATATAGTATGAGTAGTTATACCACCATGGACAGCATCATAGAACCTTTTCCTCAAAGTATAAAGCCAAGTAAAAAACGAAAGAAACACAAGAAAATGCACAAGAGGAAAATCAGTAGAATGGAAGATCAACGGGACATAAAAACCATCGTAGAACGACTTCCAGAAGAAGACAGTGCTGCAAAGAATTCATTTCGAGAAGAAAGGATACCTATGATAAGAGAACTTTCTTCtcagaataataataatggtACTAGCAGAGGAAACcacatttttacaaaagtgGAACCTCAagtgaaattaaatttaaatgcaaACTCACTCAGCTATTCACCATACAGTGTTTTGGGTGGACTTAATACAACCTTTACCAGTCCGTTCTCTTCACCGCTGAGATCGCAAACTCTTAGCCAAGGTTCTGCTAAAAAGAAACGTTCAGGAAAGTCTATTggatttttgtaa